The DNA region TTCATGATCCTGCAAGCTACGTCGAGCGTGTTGTCGCGATTACCAGTGCATATGCTGCATTTTTCTTCATTGTTAAGCGGCGTCCTGATGATCACGAATAGCGGCGTGAACTTTTTCATTTACGTCgtcaatttgaaattgttcCGCGACGAATTGACGCGTCTGATGTTCGGGATTCGTTAACCAATAGCGCAGTTGATGATTTGATCTGAATCAAAATGTTGTTTATGTAAGAAGTTAGTCTAACAGCTCGGTCAAATggtattttgtttctaaaagCTGCAACTGTACCGTCGTCATGTTCGTCCGGGTTACTCGTAATTGGAACTGGTATCAAAGTGAATTGTCCGTTTTCCAGTAAAACCAAACGACATTCAAAGATAGAAATTATAACAAAcgcacaaacaaacaaaaaattaaacaaaaaacaCAGTCATCTGttatataaaatagttttatgtatttgaaattgttgaaattgtttcaaatataGATGACGTATAGTTATTATATATGATTTCCTTATTCCTTATTACTTACAATACGCGCCGTACGCAATCCGAACCATATGATACTAAAGACGCCCTGTTTAAAAAGTTTCGAATATATTCCCTTCAACGACaactacaaaaataaaaaatatagccGCCAAGCAGCGTAAACGGGTTTTGTGACCTAACGGGAAAATAGGAATTGAAAACCTCATTGCCGAGGATTCGAAACAGAGATTGGGAACATGAAACAGGCGCGACTTTTGGTGCTAAGAATGCCCCGGTCAAAATGTTTCGAATATATTCACTTCAACGagagaaatataaaaaaataagGCGAAacgttatttttttcaattgaatcattttatcTTATATCCTATTTAGATTGCTCGTGAAACGTGTCCatttgatatttaattgaatcacatttcatcttatatcCGAATTTATTCCCTACGAGAGGGCAGCAGCTTGCCACTTATCACATAGTTTCgtatttgatatgaatatagTTTTTTTCTAAGAATCGAGTTGAAGAGTTGTCTAAGCACATAGTTACTAAATAAAAGACATTTGAATCGTATACGATGGCCCTTTCTTACTTATTGCCAATACattcaacatttcgtttaGATTTTCGAAAAGAATCTGCAGTATATCGATAATCACTAAAACCTAAACCTAAATATACGAAAGCTTTAGCAGAAAGTAAATCAGATATCTCAATGGAAACTCGCGTggtcatatttcaatatatccGGGTGGCAGAAATCGAGTTCGAAGTTGATCGCAAAATCAACAGCTTATCTCCACAATACCGCCATCGCAAGGGCGATTTTGACCCAGGCTAAATTGTTCCCGTTTTACATCGAGTCCTTTTTGAGTGTTTacttgttttggatttgacacgcctcgcttgccacagcatcGTTTTAGCAGCAGCTTTGTATCGAATGAGTCGTTTaccatgggccaaatttggctcggatcTGATTCGCCgcgccaatttggcccggggcAAATCGACTCCGTGCGATCGCGGCTAACGCTCGTCTAGCGGGATAGCCCGAATTATGAATGACGCCGTCCTAAACCGCGGCTATGGTCGTTCTCGTGTCTCTCGTCAACATGGGCGGCTTTGTCGACGGTCGACGCGTCAGTCGGTTCTTTTTGTCGGCgatgaaatctttctcgaCGTCGAGCAGCTCCTCGACAAGGTCGCGTCGGCCGGTGCGGCTCAGGCACTTGCGCAAAATCGATACCTGTCGagaagaaaatcaattcaaagaagttaatatttcatttttagatgattttttaAGAAATACGGTTGACTGGTTAATTCTACCCAGAGTTGATGTTCGAATACTTAGTAATTTGATGCTAAATACTGAATTAGAGTTAGTAGAATTTGTTGCTTACTAACGGTACAGTTTTACCACGAGATAGTAGTGTCAAATACtaagtaagagtttgtgaaatacagtagactccgtctcttactgcggtacagttgagactggtaaaattctaccccgagttgatttaaaatacagagtaagagtttgtgaaatatagaagactcaatatttgattttatttcgttGATGTTTTTGCTATGCGACCTGCGTTGCGACCTACCTTGTTAGCGCCTCGTGGTAATCGTTTCATCCACGTTGTCAACATCTCGTATTTGGCCTCTTCGTCGGATCGTCTTTGCCCGGTGTTCTTGTTAATGTTACCTGCAAATTCCGACggatgaaagggttaatcacAAGTATCTATTCAGCGGTCTATTCATCTCCTTTTTAAGCATATTTCGATACTTTATCGTCTTGATCCTGCCGATTTGCAATCAAAAACACTTCATACATGTTTTGAATTTGCATTTAAACtgaactacaaacatcagGTATGGGACATATTGTTAGTaacttttcaaaaactgatcgtccataCTGCATGTCCAGTACTTCGGCGGAAGCATTTTTCAATCCCAAACACTTCGTCCGTGTTTAAGACAGAATTGAACTGACAATCGGCCTAAAACACTAAGTATTGGACATTTCATCTGCAACGTGTCAAAAACCGATCTTCCACGCGTCTCACGATTCCAGGACTTCACCCGAGATATCATTAACTGAAATTGAACTACACCAGATGTAAGGCATCTCATCGGCGCACTTACGAGGACTGATCTTTCAGATTTCTGCCGAGTTCAGGACTTCACATGGGACAATCAAAACGACCACAAAACTCTGTAATGTCCAATGTCCacggcccagtttcacaaaaaggttttctcttaaatttaatttcttcattaattcagttcatAACTTAAATCGgtttaggccttaatcctttttgtgaaaccgggTTCTGGACATTAGACATAACACTATTGATCAACTACTTACAAATGATTGCCTGTACGCGGACCCGTCGCAGTCCGAGGTAATGAGCCAGTTTCTTCCATTCGTCTCCTAGTTCTTCCGCCAGGTGGTGCAAATACTCGTCGTCGACGGGGTCTTTGATATTGGACAGAAGCACGACGGGCGCTTTCACTATAGGATGTACCGGTTCAATATGatcctgaaaaatgaaaaaaaaagatcttaTTTATGaacttcattttcagataACTCTTtcttttattacaaaattatCACGATGAATACCGATTAGATAAATGACGGGGCGATTGGATACTAGAATTGATAACACCATTACACGAATAGCTAATTTGGAGGCTGTGTTTGGGCTCAGTTATCAGCAGCTGAGCTAAAGTtacaccaagaaccttagtgtccgATGTGCCACTGGGTGGTTGGTAACACTAGGATCGTAAAGCAACGGAGATCACTGTGGAGacgataataatgataataataattgacatttatatagcgcaggTATCCGAACTAGAGTCTGTTCAAATGCGCTCCAAACTTGGTATTATTGTccccagcctataactctattccatgagacaaccactgccaggGCTGGGTGAAAGCTGGTGTTCATGACTCCGtggtttctattttcaggCTTAGCGCGGATGCCTACGTCACACGTCATAAGAATAGTTTTTGTTGCATTACCAAGGAGAAAATATGGATGGAAATTACTCAAAATAACCGCGACGAAAGAAAGACAAAAACATGAAAACCGTAAGTCTATATATCTCTAGCTTGTTTCTAAATCCCCATTGTTATTTCAATGCGTTCAGTTCGGCTGGTGATATACGATAGATCCCGTTTGTTTTTAGATCCCCGCTATCATGTTAATTTCATAGGTTTGGCTAGTGATATTCGAAAGTTCATAGTTTGTTGCTGCATCCCCTTTTTGCGATATaagtgaaaaatgattttcatatgCCAGTTTCTATATCCCCATTATCAACGCTTTAGGAGGTTTCGACGAGTGATTTACATATCATGACAAGTGTTAGCAGTTTCAATATCCCCATTTTTATGTTAATGCTATACGTTTAGCGAGTGATTTACATATCAGCAGATTCTCATTATTCCATTCTGTAAAAAAGGCAGATTTTGCTGACCTTCGGTATATTGACCATCAACTGGCACAACAGATCGTGCCTAACTTCGGTGACGTACTTCGGCCCGTCGTCCTGTTCTTCGCCGTCAGATGGTGCCACCTGGTCCGCCGTCTGGTCGTCCTCGGTCGTCGCTTGTTGTTCGGTTTCGTCGGCGGGTTGCACTTTCTTCTCAGCTAGCGACATCTGTTGGGAGAATTATCTAACAAGAATTACGAGGGAAATCAGAACGGTTAGTCCGTTTATCTAATCGAAAGGTTCTCGCCACCGaagtcccccccccccccgatgaCATCATCGTGATGCCTTTTCTTTATTGTAACTTCTGAAAAGTCTCTAAACCAATCCGTATGAGATTGAATGACTTTACATCCCCTAATGACGTCATTGATATGGCTATTATTGATTGCTTATAATTTCGGTTGGTCCAATTGAAAATCGGCCTTTTGATGGAGTCTTTATGGGATTTAGATGGTAGTTATCATTTATTTGATCCTAGAGACTCTTCAATAGAACATGGCTTACAAGATCAAATGGctagatatgaatattttgttgaCGTCATAAGGTGAATATCATAATATGTTATTTCGTGTTAAGCTCGTGAAACTAACCCTTTTCTTAGCAGCGGCTTTCATCGCCACTGTTTCCGGCTCAGGCGTGACGACCTTCACCTCTTCGGTGCGTTTGTACATCTGTATCATGCCGCGGAAGACGGGGTACTGGCGCTGCAGGTACTGACTGGCTTCCGTCGCCCAGAAACCGACCCCGGATCGCAGTTGGGAATTGAAGGCGAACAGTAGCGGCGAGTCGTCTTCGTTCTTCACGTTGCCTTTGAACATCACTTCGACCACGTCGCCTATAGCGGATGAAAATGTCAGCCTAATTAATGTGTATATGAATTAGCGACGTTTGCATTTCCCCTGCCAGAGCAAGATCTGTTATTCGTACAACCTTTCTTCGGCATGGTTCAACCGATTTTTTCTCGACGCATTATTTCACAAGCGTCTGTCCTTAACGTGATACACTCTCAATTCAAAATAGATCACGCAGaccagacattttatcagaacattttcaaaacggGATCATAAGGACTTCAGGCGCTACTTTGGTAATCAATGCCTGTACAGCTGGGTTCCTTGTTGAATGATGAATGACGCATGTATAAGTCTACCTACCCTCGTGCAGTTGGATGTCCGGCCCGACGTCCGGTCCGTCGTCGAAGCCCTCCTCTTCTAAACGTTCTAGGGTTTTGTCCAGTTTCGGTAACGTGGCGCATTCGACGGCCACGCTATTCGGTTCATCCCCTCTGAAATCGAATCGAAACATTCGATATAATCCAAGATGAATATTATTCGGTTTATGTATCTTGACACTAACCGAACGTCCAGGGACATCGATAACACCCGCCGGGCTAATTTCCATTATAATAGTAATGAGACTGAATCGTAAATGGCTGGACTGCGTAAAATGCGTTTTTTTGTGACAATTTACAGTCAGGGTTTATCGAGGTTAAAATCGACGCTTAACAGTCGGTTTACGTGCCTCAGAAATCGTTACCATATCGCCTTAGATCAAAAGGCTCAGGCACGGAACCTATAGAGTAGCCTTGAACCTTTTTGAACCTTATGGCAAAAAATGTTGCAGATGAATGAGAGGACTTGAAATTAGGTGCGAGATTATATTCTTTAAAGCACAGGGGCTCGTCACGAAATATTTGACCCGGTATTCTAGGTACCACCTGTAAAAAATTGGTCGTACCTGGGACACTGGGTCAAATCTTTCATTTAGGTCCCCCAACTATGTGACGAGCCCCTATGcaatatacaaatatgaacAGATTTATTCTCATATGAAAATTAGAATTTTGACGCTACTTCCTTCAACCACACGTGACGTTCATTTTTTCCGTGTTGCCTTTTCCGCAAATATTTTCTAACCTTTTTATAATGATGAACTAgaatgaatttttcagaatttttagTCTCATAACGTGTCACCATATTTCTAATCGGAAATTTTGCGATTATGTTTTTACCTTTGTTTCACGACGAATTTCGTGACTTTCTGAGACAGATAATCCTCGATGTAGGAGGCGAATTGACGCGCCTCGGAGTCGTCGACGGTCGTTTTCGTGCGGACAACAGTGAATCTAACGATATcggtaaaaaaatgaaaatcagtgAGATACCGAATTTCGGAATAAGGGATTGAATTAAATTAATCGTGGTCGGTTGAAACTTATTCGTTTAATATCGAAGATTAAACGGTTTATCTCTGCTGAGCAGAGATAAGGggtcaattgcaaagttgggTCTTAGATTGAATACCATtctgacaacttaagaccaatctcgTGGATTGAGACAACTTAAAGcctctggggccggttgcataatCCGGAcgtagacttaagaccagtctatgaccatcttagttctattgccaatctaacaactaaagaccagtctcaagATTTAAGGACTtaatttttggacttaagccaTGACTCTGCAGCTGGCTCCAGGTTACTAACTAAGCAACAAGATCCAGGCAATGAAATAAGGCTCAACCCAGTGTATTTCGGATGTGAgccatttaaaaaaatcatttttatttccgGATTTCTAGTGTAGACTGTTGCTGATCTATGGATGTCAATCTGTTCAAGATTATCTAATTGATTAGTGACTCCACAACTTAAACGGTATCACTTACTGCGAAAGCGTTTCGGCGAGCATGAACTGCACGACGTCCATTTTGATTTCGGTGACCTTCACTCCGGGTACCACCTGGCAGTAGCCCTTCTCGTCGTGTGTCACCAGGTACAGATTGTCGTTTTCGTCGTCTTTAGATGGAGAAAATAAACGGATAGAAATTTTGAACAAAGTTTGGAAAGTAACTCGGACTAGAAAGTAGCGAGAATTGCGTCGGTAACTGTAATTCTAATGTTGATGATATTGTTTAGTATTGatgatatcaaatatttcaatatttcaatattgatgatattgaataatctaatattgatgaaataattaaatattgatgatattacaTAATTTTATTGTGATATTGGGGATATTGATGTAAGGTCACACCACCAGGTGCAGTGTTGCGCGCGCATATTTGGGCAACGATAGAGATACATGAATTGTCCGATTTAAAAATTGGTTATATCTGCCAATTTGAGAATTTTTGCAGTCTTAAATAGTGGTTAGGTATGGGCTCTAAAATCAGCTTTTAATGATAATGCGGACTGCTTTTTTCTGGAGGAGTTCAAGATTTCTTGAGTTAGAAGGATAAGTGGTAACCTATACgatattacaaataatcaGTCGTTTCAACGTACTAACCACAAGTAAACGATTCGTTTTTGGCGGAAAGATAAAAATCTGCATGAaagtcatttgaaaatgaactgaataaTGGCGCAGAAGTCGTATTGATGCATGCGCCATCTAGCGGATCAGTTGGTGCTCAGCAATGGGTTTTCGATTCATAATTCGATTCACCACCCCACGCGCGCTTACCGTCGTTAGTGGCGTATTGACCCATGTACCATCTGGTGGGCGGTTTCACCGGTTCGGTGTCTTCCTCGTCGGCGGCCGCTTGTTGCTGCAGTTGAACCTTCCTGGCCGCCGCGTTACTGCgagacgccgccgccgccgctttCTTGCGCTCGTGTTCCGGCTCGACGATACCCGTCGGAACGATCGGTTTCTTCATGCGCGCCTCTTTCAGCTTTTTCATCTCGGCCGCTTTGCGCGCTTTGACCGGGTTAGGTGGCACCGGAATTGTAACCTGTACGTAGAATGGCATGATGATTTGATTGAGTTCAGCTAGGTGTTTAATGAAGTAGAGAGAAAGCCGAATCATTAAACACATGAGCTTTTTATCATTTAGGGTATTCCATCATTCGGAAAGGAAATGCAAAGTGTTAAGGGTCCTGCGCTTAAGGAGTTTGGGTTTAGAGGAACGTAGCAAAGTctcgcgatgtcatcaggttcgaatcctcgCGAGGGTGGAGgtggcagagtctcgcgatgtcatcaggttcgaatcctcgCGAGgaaggaacgtggcagagtctcgcgatgttattaggttcgaatccctgcggGGGTGGAACGCggcagagtctcgcgatgccaacaggttcgaatccctgcgacAAGGGTGGAACGTGGCAATATCGCGCCACGCTGTAAGGTCCGAATCCCTGCCAGGGATGATTGTGGCAGTGTCTCCCGATGCTCTCAGGTCCGAATCCGTACCAGTGAGGCAGGTGGTGGAGTCTCACTATGcaatcaggttcaaatccctacCCGATTTCAATGACATCAAGGTTTAATTCCTCGAGGGAGATGAACGTGGCAAGGTGTCGCGATGCCATCAACGTTTCGAATACGTCACTTACCAGTATCGGTTTCTTCATATCCGATTTCCCTTCCCACTGTATTTTAACTATCGAACTCGTGTTCAAGAGTCCCGAACATTCGGGTCGACGTTTCTTCATATCCGACAGCGAATTGGAATCGACCGGCTGAATCTGTGAACACCAACAACACAAACATTACATACTCGCCATTTAATGACTGATCATTAGATTAGTCACAAACCTTTTGTTAAACCTATTGGACTGGGACTGACGTTAGGTTTGGAATCAAGATCTTCTTACACCGGTTTCGGACTAAGCATTTACCGTTAAACTCTATAAGTGGTCACAGTGGACATTATTAGTTTCCGTGCCAAGGGCCATCCTTGcttatcactcccgaactcgcttccaccagccccctggcctcacgaagcgtgatttcattacggGCGCTGTTGTGCATGACGTCATACATCGATTTACGAAATACTatcttgttcggtaaaacgttcgctgattggtccatctAACGGgaaaaaccaacagaagcccaatgtcgtttgttacaagcgctgtgattggtacggctggattctggtcggctagtaacgacccCAACGACTCGTGGGGTCAAGGGGttggggaacagctttagcgtagtgggttcgaatcccttgacgggtgaagatgtgcCAAGGACTGGAACAATGAGGATTTAATTCCAAAATCTCCATTCTTTAGACTTGTACGAGTAAGGTGGTCTTTAACAGGTTTTAGATCTTAGTTCTGGACTGTTCAACTCTAATACTGGGCACGGTAACGTCATTAGTCCAGAGGCGCGGTAGAACAATCGCGTTCGTTTCCAAAAGGGATTTTGAATCTTGATACGGGTCTTTAGTAGTTAATGATTTGCTTTAGAACTAAGatatggtcttagactggcctTCGATCGAAGCCAGAGTGACTGGTCCTCGGGTGACTGGTTCGAGCATGGAAGTTACTATGAAGGCCGTCTCGTATTTTACCTGTAACATCAGATTCTCCGGTAAGTTGAACGTGTTTTTCTCGCAGGTCAGCGAGATCCTCTGATCGACCGCCGAAACGATCTTGGTGCTCTTGCCGGCGATCACGTGGTAATCGCGTTTCAGACGAGACACGACCGCCAACCTGGTCAGCCGATCGACGCCGGCCTGCGCGAATTTCATATCCTGTTTGTAGATTTCGAAAAAAGAGAATTGAGAGAAATTCGTAGAAATGAGGAAATTACGTCGTGGTTTACCGCGGCAATCgatgattccacttgtggcaagcgagtatcCACCAGGTGCGCTAGTAGTCACTCTGTCTGCACGTTCaattttttctacatttagttaaaatttgattaaatttccTATCGATCACTGAGTGTATTCAGTAGATCACGTGGCCAATCAGGATTCGGGGTCGTAAATATTCACAGTTCAAAGTTGATCGATAGTGAAGTAATCTCAATTGCTGAAGACCGAGTGCCCtttacgccatctggtgggatgtCAGGTCTTGCGGTTCCGTATATACCGACCTTGTTGTGATCGTAGGTGATCTCCTGCGTTTGTAACTCGGTCCACACGCCGTTGTATTCGGCTTTCACGACCGTTTCCCGCGAGATGGCGCTCGCTCGCGTCATGCAGTGAGGTACGGCCACGTAGATCGTTTGCTTCAACTGAAAGTTAGATGAAAATGATTGACAGAGATCCACGGATTTGGATTGAAAGCATTCGCTGGAGACCTTTCTTAAAAATTGCGTACTTTCAACGATGAATACATTGACTTTATTTAGATCATATAcatataattttgatttaaatcaacttatttcaaaatgcCGTCGTTTAGGTATTTtacgtgacgtcatattggccGTCGTGCACACGCGGGTCTCTTATAATAGTAGTTGACGGCTGATAGTACCATGCGCTTGgtgttagaaaaacaaacatttcataCCACCTCTCGCGCTAGAGGCTAACAAAGTTCAAATTTGATGGACAGTATTTTAACCATATTGTTGTTGTGAATAAAAGGTTCCAAACCACCTTCTATTGATTTAaacgatttgaaatatatgaaaaggtGATGTTA from Tubulanus polymorphus chromosome 12, tnTubPoly1.2, whole genome shotgun sequence includes:
- the LOC141913912 gene encoding uncharacterized protein LOC141913912; amino-acid sequence: MAENSDGFRSVERPKTRENPTGPSNDGVKLTDVEETGSMADNASIDLRHTAAGTGHGRGGTRRSSRDCAKRGGGATGAPPGVRTSPQGSRESVNSDATPLPETVAVADDSAETTRIMKTNGDEENKANGTVGSESISNTPRDTVPDSSAEPDIRSKSDSTAFDETDAFTSSVFDDRTDYGSYEPATFGALVERLTGKFTASELKGDIERSDYPIPALKRLVDDVIACVLVYKEYSVASKKTLAALREQMRSVRTCIHQQVQQRHKQIMAVDPFLDLEEKQLRAEASKLHAEVAKISAELAQALKFSAETETSATEAAEAAVKAAQEANRIQQELEAKRRAEEKEAKALQREKELELEKLRAEKRRAEEEKKRLEKERKLRQKMTGRTPVWEAWLPQVIHVPQGDFDNGIGCLIRARGGGALNPTVDIQCQVLRQTDTNFVYNTNEELVSNIIRLKRKNSDEENEKLKQTIYVAVPHCMTRASAISRETVVKAEYNGVWTELQTQEITYDHNKDMKFAQAGVDRLTRLAVVSRLKRDYHVIAGKSTKIVSAVDQRISLTCEKNTFNLPENLMLQIQPVDSNSLSDMKKRRPECSGLLNTSSIVKIQWEGKSDMKKPILVTIPVPPNPVKARKAAEMKKLKEARMKKPIVPTGIVEPEHERKKAAAAASRSNAAARKVQLQQQAAADEEDTEPVKPPTRWYMGQYATNDDDENDNLYLVTHDEKGYCQVVPGVKVTEIKMDVVQFMLAETLSQFTVVRTKTTVDDSEARQFASYIEDYLSQKVTKFVVKQRGDEPNSVAVECATLPKLDKTLERLEEEGFDDGPDVGPDIQLHEGDVVEVMFKGNVKNEDDSPLLFAFNSQLRSGVGFWATEASQYLQRQYPVFRGMIQMYKRTEEVKVVTPEPETVAMKAAAKKRMSLAEKKVQPADETEQQATTEDDQTADQVAPSDGEEQDDGPKYVTEVRHDLLCQLMVNIPKDHIEPVHPIVKAPVVLLSNIKDPVDDEYLHHLAEELGDEWKKLAHYLGLRRVRVQAIICNINKNTGQRRSDEEAKYEMLTTWMKRLPRGANKVSILRKCLSRTGRRDLVEELLDVEKDFIADKKNRLTRRPSTKPPMLTRDTRTTIAAV